In uncultured Methanobrevibacter sp., the following proteins share a genomic window:
- a CDS encoding diacylglycerol/polyprenol kinase family protein, whose translation MIFSDILALIIVYIYVAVIFVVAELVLKTRPEVSRKFLHIMVGNMIFAMPFFSDPWVMVWFLTLPITVVLFFLTEYSPIKIQNSVTESGHALGLFFYALIWTILIAIYSMLSPANDPKFFIWIVALAIVPMVYGDGFAALIGQKFGKVKYTVFGGTKSLEGSLTMFVVTTVMSVFVWMVFTSIGCTMPEFNIVYIIVISAIATLCEAFSYGGIDNLTVPAVTSILYYLVAVM comes from the coding sequence ATGATATTCTCAGATATCCTTGCATTAATCATTGTATATATTTATGTTGCAGTAATTTTCGTTGTAGCTGAATTGGTTTTAAAGACAAGACCCGAAGTTTCACGTAAATTTTTACATATTATGGTAGGTAACATGATATTTGCCATGCCATTTTTCTCAGATCCTTGGGTAATGGTTTGGTTTTTGACACTGCCAATTACAGTAGTTCTATTCTTCTTAACTGAATATTCTCCTATTAAAATTCAAAACAGCGTAACCGAATCAGGGCATGCTTTAGGTTTATTCTTCTATGCATTGATATGGACAATACTGATTGCAATTTATTCCATGCTTTCACCAGCAAACGATCCTAAGTTTTTCATATGGATTGTAGCACTTGCTATTGTTCCTATGGTGTATGGTGATGGATTTGCAGCTTTAATCGGTCAAAAATTCGGTAAAGTTAAATACACAGTATTTGGGGGTACAAAATCTCTTGAAGGATCACTTACCATGTTTGTTGTAACAACTGTCATGAGTGTATTTGTATGGATGGTTTTTACTTCAATAGGATGTACAATGCCTGAATTCAATATTGTTTATATTATAGTGATTTCTGCTATTGCAACCCTTTGTGAAGCATTCAGTTATGGTGGAATTGACAATCTGACAGTTCCTGCAGTAACTTCAATTTTATATTATTTGGTAGCTGTAATGTAG
- a CDS encoding right-handed parallel beta-helix repeat-containing protein has protein sequence MSLIFIGSVTASDDADLMSLNSSDIELNTIDDSNLNNELELSQDDNSVLSEPQTIVVEEVDKNHNEMTSPTIQKAIDGAKTGDTIIIEGTSYVHCHFVVDKQLTIKSNVNTTMEVCPGSSVGSGYKGIFYISPKASGTVIEGFALTSDVSNDNDYAILVSGASDVVIKNCKVSNTGYSDIVRIENAQNAVVQNVTLSNGENAIRIKNSQNVNVKNCTVENTKNGINVIDSSQIKINDNNIFNNKVSGISFSGNGNDLTVIYNNLTDNGDGLRITAPENVHILSNYIAFNKNNGVYIDNNVTYIEVKGNFFNQNIKWDVFNDFHVKNLKYNGNEIEVITNNYMINYGFGSGDMDRPVWTQMYEYRPGTSYADYAYDAAKDVFTYVGEGNGDYYGHQDVMFLGYVFDINNFLACPNIYSSPGKIWSKSGNYQLYLSEIKQVKKGVYSISIVDENGNIATDLSSVPVSFYMNKATKSSTPQDGDLYKTVMMKNGTATVTFSLDDFNETGNVVTVVLPTPGNTIDSKISKTFAVNDSDIPGNPIATKIISSNVNMVPNVAENYIATLKDESGNVLAGQIIVFTVNGKTYTRTTDKNGQAKVSLKFTSQKTYKIQISFAESDDYLASAKTSNIVVKYSSKTAKLTVPTVTIPPKTSKSYKVTLKDADGNGIAKQKITVKINGKTYTKTTNSQGQVAIKVKFAKLKTYKVTATYKGSKIYKKASSSGKIKVAKTVTKITAPKVSILPKQSKAYTIVLKTSAGKSLYKQKVTIKLNGKTYTKKTNSKGKASVSFKSSKEKTYAVSVSYKGTGIYKASKATGKITVSRIVTKISTVDRTYAKDAAKEFQITLKDKSGNVISNQNVKLIFDGKTYTKKTTSSGKATVDVSSLKEGSYTIVTKYAGNSKYKASSKSNKITVTEKTNTSYVDKGLANSDIESILNNAKSGDSIVFLGDSYNGVSLNVDKSLNILSEDNTILAAKSGSPVFKISSNGVNISGFVIKGNSGNALVLEGANNVLIKDNSFINALDESKIESYLDGSVMLPGYGVSISNSTNVNLLKNHMSQFESAIFAQYSSNIGIINNTLKENNYGIKYGFGVANSQILENEISDNIGLYIMTVPEGPTGYGIYLNNSAVNVTVNKNHIAYNHLGISIDSNYSTGIVITQNTITDNVLEGIRFNAGYDLAENAVEPIVTDNAIYRNARGPSMMILGELSANPEGIYGGGLFNPEERLKLDANWYGTNSLKTWDYDTGVVGYGTMCPRINTTAIYFKEIVCTTPGSYNVTFYKNGEMASNLATFNLHATLNRGTEKQVEVIFDVVGGVGSFNFNSQNYKPNNNTIEISIGSLIYSTSRVFKPTYSYVVPEDEILR, from the coding sequence ATGTCATTAATCTTCATTGGTTCAGTTACTGCTTCTGATGATGCAGATTTGATGAGTTTAAATTCATCAGATATTGAACTGAACACTATTGATGATAGTAATTTAAATAATGAACTTGAACTTTCACAGGATGATAATTCTGTTTTGAGCGAACCTCAAACAATTGTCGTTGAGGAAGTTGATAAAAATCACAATGAAATGACTTCACCTACAATTCAAAAGGCAATTGATGGTGCAAAAACTGGAGATACAATTATAATTGAAGGAACAAGCTATGTTCACTGTCACTTTGTTGTTGACAAACAGTTAACAATCAAAAGTAATGTGAATACGACAATGGAAGTGTGTCCTGGAAGTTCTGTAGGATCTGGTTATAAAGGAATATTTTATATATCTCCAAAGGCCAGTGGAACTGTAATTGAAGGATTTGCATTGACAAGTGATGTAAGCAATGACAATGATTATGCCATTTTAGTTAGTGGAGCCAGTGATGTGGTAATAAAGAATTGTAAAGTGTCAAATACTGGTTATTCTGACATTGTAAGAATAGAAAATGCGCAAAATGCTGTTGTTCAAAATGTAACTCTGTCAAATGGTGAAAATGCAATTAGGATTAAAAATTCCCAAAATGTTAATGTTAAAAATTGTACTGTTGAAAACACTAAAAATGGAATAAATGTCATTGATTCTTCTCAAATTAAGATTAATGACAATAACATTTTTAATAATAAGGTTTCAGGAATCTCTTTTTCAGGAAATGGTAATGATTTAACAGTCATTTACAATAACTTAACTGATAATGGAGATGGATTGAGAATTACTGCTCCTGAAAATGTGCATATTTTAAGTAATTACATTGCATTTAATAAGAATAACGGCGTTTATATAGACAATAATGTGACTTACATTGAAGTTAAAGGTAATTTCTTCAATCAAAATATTAAATGGGATGTTTTCAATGATTTCCATGTAAAAAATTTGAAATACAATGGAAATGAAATTGAAGTCATTACCAACAACTACATGATCAATTATGGATTCGGCAGTGGAGATATGGACAGGCCGGTATGGACCCAAATGTATGAATATAGGCCTGGAACATCATATGCTGATTACGCTTACGATGCCGCAAAGGATGTTTTCACCTATGTCGGCGAAGGAAACGGGGATTATTATGGTCATCAGGATGTGATGTTTTTAGGATACGTTTTTGACATAAACAATTTCCTTGCATGCCCTAATATTTATTCTTCTCCTGGGAAAATTTGGTCTAAAAGCGGAAATTATCAATTGTACCTAAGTGAGATAAAACAGGTTAAAAAAGGAGTTTATTCAATTTCAATCGTTGATGAAAACGGAAATATTGCAACAGATTTGAGTTCAGTTCCTGTTTCATTTTACATGAATAAGGCTACTAAAAGTTCAACACCTCAGGATGGGGATTTATACAAAACAGTCATGATGAAAAACGGTACAGCAACAGTAACATTTTCTTTGGATGATTTTAATGAAACCGGCAATGTTGTAACTGTAGTGTTGCCAACACCGGGAAATACTATTGACAGCAAGATATCAAAGACATTTGCTGTAAATGATTCTGACATTCCTGGAAATCCTATTGCCACCAAAATTATTTCATCAAATGTTAATATGGTTCCAAATGTTGCTGAAAACTATATTGCAACATTAAAAGATGAATCTGGCAATGTATTGGCTGGTCAAATAATTGTCTTTACAGTAAACGGTAAAACTTACACTAGAACAACTGACAAGAACGGTCAGGCTAAAGTTTCATTAAAATTCACTTCTCAAAAAACTTATAAGATTCAAATTAGTTTTGCTGAATCTGATGACTATTTGGCATCCGCCAAAACAAGCAATATCGTAGTTAAATATTCTTCAAAAACAGCAAAATTAACAGTTCCTACTGTCACAATTCCTCCAAAAACTTCAAAATCATATAAAGTAACTTTAAAGGATGCAGACGGTAATGGAATTGCAAAACAAAAGATTACTGTAAAAATTAATGGTAAAACTTATACCAAAACAACCAATTCCCAAGGCCAAGTCGCAATCAAAGTCAAATTCGCAAAATTGAAAACTTACAAAGTAACTGCAACATATAAAGGAAGTAAAATTTATAAAAAAGCATCTTCAAGTGGTAAAATTAAGGTGGCTAAAACTGTTACTAAAATAACTGCTCCAAAAGTATCAATACTTCCTAAGCAGTCAAAAGCCTATACAATAGTTTTGAAAACAAGTGCTGGAAAATCATTATACAAGCAAAAGGTAACCATAAAACTCAATGGCAAGACTTACACCAAAAAGACTAACTCTAAAGGAAAAGCTAGTGTATCTTTCAAATCATCAAAAGAAAAGACTTATGCTGTCAGTGTCAGTTATAAAGGAACTGGAATTTACAAAGCATCAAAGGCTACAGGTAAAATAACTGTTTCAAGAATTGTTACTAAAATTAGTACTGTCGATAGAACATATGCAAAAGATGCTGCAAAAGAGTTCCAAATAACTTTGAAGGATAAGTCCGGTAATGTTATTTCAAATCAAAATGTTAAATTGATTTTTGATGGAAAAACATATACTAAAAAGACAACTTCATCAGGTAAAGCTACCGTCGATGTTTCCTCTTTAAAAGAAGGGTCTTACACTATTGTAACAAAATATGCTGGAAATAGCAAATACAAAGCCAGTTCCAAGTCAAATAAAATAACTGTTACTGAAAAAACTAATACTTCCTATGTGGATAAGGGGCTTGCAAATTCGGATATTGAAAGTATTTTGAACAATGCCAAATCAGGGGATTCCATTGTATTTTTAGGTGATTCATATAATGGTGTTTCATTAAATGTGGATAAGTCATTGAATATATTATCTGAGGACAATACTATATTGGCAGCTAAATCTGGAAGTCCAGTATTTAAGATTTCTTCAAATGGTGTGAATATATCAGGTTTTGTCATTAAGGGAAATTCCGGCAACGCTTTGGTGCTTGAAGGTGCAAACAATGTTTTGATTAAGGATAATTCTTTCATCAACGCTTTGGACGAATCCAAAATTGAAAGCTATCTTGATGGATCTGTAATGTTGCCTGGTTATGGAGTATCTATTTCTAATTCCACTAATGTTAATTTATTGAAAAATCATATGTCTCAATTTGAAAGTGCTATATTTGCTCAATACTCTTCAAACATAGGTATAATTAACAATACATTAAAAGAAAATAACTATGGTATCAAATATGGTTTTGGTGTTGCCAATAGTCAAATACTTGAAAATGAAATATCTGACAATATTGGTCTGTATATTATGACAGTCCCTGAAGGTCCGACTGGCTATGGTATATATTTAAACAATTCTGCTGTTAATGTCACTGTCAATAAGAATCACATTGCATATAATCATTTGGGAATTTCTATTGATTCAAACTACTCAACAGGCATTGTAATTACTCAAAATACCATTACTGATAATGTTCTGGAAGGAATCAGGTTTAATGCAGGATATGATTTGGCTGAAAATGCAGTTGAACCGATTGTGACTGATAATGCGATTTACAGAAATGCAAGAGGTCCGAGCATGATGATTTTAGGGGAACTAAGCGCTAATCCTGAAGGAATATATGGTGGAGGATTATTTAATCCTGAAGAAAGATTAAAGCTTGATGCAAATTGGTACGGTACCAATTCTTTAAAAACTTGGGATTATGATACGGGAGTGGTTGGTTACGGAACAATGTGTCCTAGAATCAATACTACTGCAATTTACTTTAAAGAAATCGTATGCACTACTCCTGGAAGCTATAATGTAACATTTTACAAAAATGGTGAAATGGCTTCAAATCTTGCCACTTTTAATCTTCATGCTACATTAAATAGGGGAACAGAAAAGCAGGTAGAAGTAATATTTGATGTTGTTGGAGGTGTCGGTTCATTCAACTTCAATTCTCAAAACTATAAACCTAACAATAACACCATTGAAATTTCAATCGGCTCTTTGATTTATTCAACTTCTCGTGTGTTTAAGCCTACCTATTCATATGTTGTTCCCGAAGACGAAATTTTAAGATAA
- a CDS encoding DUF3021 domain-containing protein, whose protein sequence is MKIDLIKRLAMGAFVGCFIGLLVAVFISLQAGPQNINFSGTDIINLFFGCIVAGWGFSLTGIIYEKEDLALPYQIIFQMGIGMTVLFLVAVYLHWMPITLGIGPIITWILIACVFAAIFWCGFYIYYYLLARNLNKKIVSK, encoded by the coding sequence ATGAAAATAGATTTAATTAAAAGATTGGCAATGGGTGCTTTTGTAGGTTGTTTTATAGGATTGTTGGTTGCAGTTTTTATTTCTCTTCAAGCAGGGCCTCAAAATATTAACTTTTCAGGCACTGATATAATTAATTTGTTCTTTGGTTGTATTGTTGCAGGATGGGGATTCTCATTAACTGGGATAATATATGAAAAAGAAGATTTGGCTTTGCCTTATCAAATCATTTTCCAAATGGGAATCGGGATGACAGTATTGTTTTTGGTTGCTGTATATCTTCACTGGATGCCGATAACATTGGGAATTGGTCCAATAATAACTTGGATTTTAATTGCTTGTGTATTTGCGGCAATATTTTGGTGTGGTTTTTATATTTACTATTATTTGCTCGCACGTAATTTGAATAAAAAAATAGTAAGCAAATAG
- a CDS encoding LytTR family DNA-binding domain-containing protein produces MKVNLFVSRDIKEPHADIHANELTDNISKAISILESDESSEMIAVKKGSDIALLEFNEIYMFRVEDKQVKVYTQNDEYLIKKPLYQIDEVLNNDFVRISKTTIVNLKRIERVAPSLKGMMFIELKNGLKDNISRKYLPDFKNALDL; encoded by the coding sequence ATGAAAGTAAATTTGTTTGTTTCAAGAGATATTAAAGAACCTCATGCAGATATTCATGCTAATGAACTGACGGATAATATTTCAAAAGCAATATCAATTCTTGAAAGTGATGAATCCAGTGAAATGATTGCAGTTAAAAAAGGATCTGATATTGCCCTTTTGGAATTCAATGAAATCTATATGTTTAGGGTTGAAGATAAGCAAGTTAAGGTGTATACTCAAAATGATGAGTATTTGATTAAAAAACCATTGTATCAAATTGATGAAGTTTTAAATAATGATTTTGTTAGAATATCCAAGACCACTATTGTAAATCTTAAAAGAATCGAACGTGTAGCGCCTTCACTTAAAGGAATGATGTTCATTGAGCTTAAAAATGGTTTGAAAGATAATATCTCAAGAAAATATTTACCTGACTTTAAGAATGCTTTGGATTTATAG
- a CDS encoding 2TM domain-containing protein, which yields MSDSLRERAERRVDRKIKFYRNLKAYVIVNAILAIINWLCTPEFWWVMFPVFFWGIGVLVDFLKAYVLVDNWDSEDFRERKIEEEMMKLRN from the coding sequence ATGTCAGATAGTTTACGTGAAAGAGCAGAAAGAAGAGTCGATAGAAAAATAAAATTTTACAGAAATTTAAAAGCATATGTTATTGTAAATGCCATATTAGCAATTATTAATTGGTTATGCACTCCAGAATTTTGGTGGGTAATGTTTCCTGTATTTTTCTGGGGTATTGGAGTGCTGGTTGACTTTTTAAAAGCATATGTTTTAGTGGATAATTGGGATAGTGAAGATTTTCGTGAACGTAAAATCGAAGAAGAGATGATGAAATTAAGGAATTAA
- a CDS encoding tocopherol cyclase family protein: MNKSDLKRDYFMLKGPLAKKGYDWWWHSFTAYNKKTGEPRPFFIEYFVCNPALAEEEPTLGQLPENKAAGKKPSYCMIKAGAWGKNPKQIHNFYSMKYFDCPDDELNIQVGDCSLTETHMSGFSRVSAEDAENHPEYMSDAGDMMWDLDIDKQITFNVGYGASSLFRKLNSFEMFWHAEGIKTQYSGTVWLDGEEYEVIPEKSYGYADKNWGGDFTSPWLWISSCNITSLISGKKLNNSAFEAGGGRPKAFGISIPRKLLIGFYYEGTMYEYNFARFWNMVKIDFDFEEGDEVHTWHINASNKNSKMEMVLYCKRDEMMLFNYEAPDGQKRHNRLWNGGNGWGEIKLYKKDGTLIDHVKMENAGCEYGEYDDE, encoded by the coding sequence ATGAATAAAAGTGATTTGAAAAGAGATTATTTTATGCTCAAAGGACCACTTGCTAAAAAAGGATATGATTGGTGGTGGCATTCTTTTACTGCATATAATAAGAAAACTGGTGAACCAAGACCATTTTTCATAGAATACTTTGTATGTAATCCGGCATTGGCTGAGGAGGAACCTACTTTAGGACAACTTCCTGAAAATAAAGCAGCCGGTAAAAAACCTTCTTATTGTATGATTAAGGCAGGTGCTTGGGGTAAAAATCCAAAGCAGATTCATAATTTTTACTCAATGAAATATTTTGACTGCCCTGACGATGAACTTAATATTCAAGTTGGAGACTGCAGTTTAACTGAAACTCATATGAGTGGATTTTCAAGAGTATCTGCTGAAGATGCTGAAAATCATCCTGAATACATGTCTGATGCAGGAGACATGATGTGGGATTTGGACATTGATAAACAAATCACATTTAATGTAGGTTATGGTGCAAGTTCTTTATTCAGAAAATTAAACTCTTTTGAAATGTTTTGGCATGCAGAAGGTATCAAAACACAATACAGTGGAACTGTATGGCTGGACGGCGAAGAATATGAAGTCATTCCCGAAAAATCTTATGGATATGCAGACAAAAACTGGGGAGGAGACTTTACTTCACCATGGCTTTGGATTTCATCATGTAATATAACTAGCCTAATTTCTGGAAAAAAATTAAACAACTCTGCATTTGAAGCTGGAGGTGGAAGACCAAAGGCATTTGGTATATCCATTCCTCGTAAATTATTAATCGGTTTCTACTATGAAGGAACAATGTATGAATATAACTTTGCAAGATTTTGGAACATGGTAAAAATCGATTTTGACTTTGAAGAGGGAGATGAAGTTCACACATGGCATATTAATGCAAGCAATAAGAACTCCAAAATGGAAATGGTGCTTTACTGTAAACGTGACGAAATGATGTTATTTAATTATGAAGCTCCCGACGGTCAAAAAAGACACAACCGTTTATGGAATGGTGGAAACGGTTGGGGTGAAATAAAACTATACAAAAAAGACGGAACTTTAATTGATCATGTAAAAATGGAAAATGCGGGATGTGAATACGGGGAGTATGATGACGAATGA
- a CDS encoding Ig-like domain repeat protein, translating into MNKKILLSFLLVVLIALSASAVSAENTTDVVAAADATDAVAVDNDADELAADVTTEGQTADAIQNAVNTAKAGDTVKLNGEYIINDSSITIQEKDGLTIDGQGSTTIYGYGDGNGFFYVTNSKAVTIKGITFIDNNPKNNLTYGGSVNGWGVQFNGNDAAGGVVDNCTFTDFNQAVVVKSCNNVTVKNSKFYGGYATKLVNDPTVNKEQGSKVIAVGGSFFTTIQNNLFDGVVLDAISIAQASGDARIIGNTFKDNVYSIFFGGASTDGTFISNNIFENCGYFNGTFDGQPVYWDAYPVVSIQKASSGVFIDNNTFKAITNNWLIAAEQGNTAHGYPSTLGNINVTNNKIVKYNKDEDISGVTLLHILCRAGLLNPYDDIAVTGNEFVDGVTPIVVWANDWGSEDKTPSDIVIPAADPVQTQIAITSVVANKVTAVLKDINGKAIASEKVTATIAGNTTDLETDENGAVTIDAVAGENVAFAFAATKAYAASEANIDVPAAAKLIATTIATNDVSIKALNAAKVSIALKDETGAALANKTVAILIDGETAGVVQTDANGTVTFTTQKYSAAGTHSVVAYYAGDNTTSSSIDTATIKVTKSATTLTAAKATLKVKKAKKVKVTLKSGSKLIANKKITIKVNGKTFSAKTNSKGVATISVKVAKKGTFTAVVNFAGDSAYNAKTVKVKYTVKK; encoded by the coding sequence ATGAATAAGAAGATATTATTATCCTTTCTTTTAGTTGTTTTAATCGCATTGTCTGCAAGTGCAGTTTCTGCAGAAAACACTACTGATGTTGTGGCTGCTGCTGATGCAACTGATGCAGTTGCTGTCGATAATGATGCAGATGAATTAGCTGCTGATGTTACCACTGAAGGTCAAACCGCAGATGCTATTCAAAATGCAGTTAATACAGCTAAAGCAGGAGATACAGTTAAATTAAATGGGGAATATATAATAAATGATTCATCAATCACTATTCAGGAAAAAGATGGCTTAACTATAGATGGTCAAGGTAGTACTACCATTTATGGTTACGGAGATGGAAACGGATTTTTCTATGTAACTAACAGTAAAGCTGTAACTATCAAAGGAATTACTTTCATTGACAACAACCCTAAAAACAATTTAACCTATGGTGGTTCTGTAAACGGTTGGGGTGTACAATTCAATGGTAATGATGCTGCTGGCGGTGTTGTGGACAATTGTACTTTCACTGACTTCAACCAAGCTGTTGTAGTTAAATCCTGTAACAACGTAACTGTTAAAAATAGTAAATTTTACGGCGGATATGCTACTAAACTTGTAAATGACCCTACAGTAAACAAAGAACAAGGTTCCAAAGTTATTGCTGTTGGAGGATCTTTCTTCACCACTATTCAAAACAACTTATTTGATGGTGTGGTTTTAGATGCTATTTCCATTGCACAAGCTAGTGGTGATGCAAGAATTATAGGAAACACTTTCAAAGATAATGTTTACTCTATCTTCTTTGGAGGAGCTTCTACTGATGGTACTTTCATTTCAAACAATATCTTCGAAAACTGTGGTTATTTCAACGGAACCTTCGATGGTCAACCTGTATACTGGGATGCATACCCTGTAGTAAGTATACAAAAAGCTTCCAGCGGTGTTTTTATTGACAACAATACTTTCAAAGCTATTACCAACAATTGGTTAATTGCTGCTGAACAAGGAAACACTGCTCACGGTTACCCAAGTACACTTGGTAACATTAATGTAACCAACAATAAAATTGTTAAATACAATAAGGATGAAGACATTTCCGGTGTAACCTTATTACACATTTTATGCAGAGCTGGATTATTAAACCCATATGATGACATTGCTGTAACTGGAAACGAATTTGTTGATGGCGTAACTCCTATTGTTGTATGGGCTAATGACTGGGGAAGTGAAGATAAAACTCCATCTGATATTGTAATTCCTGCAGCTGATCCTGTACAAACTCAAATTGCTATTACTTCTGTAGTGGCTAATAAAGTAACTGCAGTATTAAAAGATATCAACGGTAAAGCTATTGCATCTGAAAAAGTAACTGCTACTATTGCAGGTAATACTACTGATTTGGAAACTGATGAAAATGGTGCTGTAACTATTGATGCTGTTGCTGGTGAAAATGTGGCTTTCGCATTTGCTGCAACTAAAGCTTATGCTGCTTCTGAAGCAAATATTGATGTTCCTGCAGCTGCTAAACTCATTGCTACTACTATAGCAACTAATGATGTTTCAATTAAAGCACTTAATGCTGCTAAAGTTTCAATTGCATTAAAAGATGAAACTGGAGCTGCTTTAGCTAATAAAACTGTAGCTATTCTCATTGATGGTGAAACTGCTGGTGTTGTTCAAACTGATGCAAATGGTACTGTTACTTTTACAACTCAAAAATACTCTGCAGCTGGAACCCACAGTGTAGTTGCATACTATGCTGGAGATAATACTACTTCATCTTCTATTGATACTGCAACTATTAAAGTAACCAAATCAGCTACTACTTTAACTGCTGCAAAAGCTACTTTAAAAGTTAAAAAAGCTAAAAAAGTTAAAGTTACCTTAAAATCAGGTAGCAAATTAATTGCTAATAAGAAAATTACCATCAAAGTAAATGGTAAAACTTTCTCTGCTAAAACTAACTCTAAAGGTGTAGCTACTATCTCTGTTAAAGTTGCTAAAAAAGGTACTTTCACTGCTGTTGTTAATTTTGCAGGTGACAGCGCTTACAATGCAAAAACCGTAAAAGTAAAATACACTGTTAAAAAATAG